The following proteins are encoded in a genomic region of Candidatus Planktophila sp.:
- a CDS encoding class I SAM-dependent DNA methyltransferase has translation MSVSLEDLERRLWDAANALRGPVDPADFKTYTFPILFWKWISDTWDWEHAKALGDYGDSVDPLVEADYHKFTLPAGTHWRDVTTKTANLGAQINKALGKIEQANPESLAGIFGDASWGNKERLPETALVNLLNAFNGMKLNPDEVSHDLLGQGYEYLLKNFADESGKKAGEFFTPRQIVRLLIRILDPQSGESVYDPASGSGGMLVETINTVRDHGGDTRTLRLYGQEVNLTTSAIARMNLFLHDIEDFKIVRGDTLRSPGLRESDGRISTFDVVVANPPFSLQNWGAEMWAADTRSFCGVPPAKNGDFAWVQHMVASMNPQTGRVGVVMPHGVLFRGGAEARIRECLIKDDRLEAVIGLPGNLFYSTSIPACLLIFRADKPKKRRKHVLFIDGSARFVKNRNQNSMSDDDVATILNAYTSGKDPDGDSGTQVRLIPLTEIEGNNFDLNIGRYLKTITADITDLPTALAEYQTARTARIESERALFERLTAAGIADFEVDHE, from the coding sequence GTGTCAGTAAGTTTGGAAGACTTAGAACGCCGACTTTGGGATGCGGCGAATGCCCTACGAGGCCCAGTCGATCCAGCCGATTTCAAAACTTATACCTTCCCTATTCTCTTCTGGAAATGGATCTCCGACACCTGGGACTGGGAACATGCCAAGGCACTCGGCGACTACGGAGATTCGGTCGACCCTCTAGTTGAAGCCGACTATCACAAGTTCACTCTCCCTGCCGGTACCCATTGGCGCGATGTCACCACCAAGACGGCAAACCTGGGCGCTCAAATCAACAAGGCTCTTGGCAAGATCGAGCAAGCTAATCCAGAAAGTCTTGCTGGAATTTTCGGTGACGCTTCCTGGGGCAATAAGGAACGGCTTCCCGAGACTGCCTTAGTCAATCTACTCAATGCCTTTAACGGTATGAAACTCAATCCTGATGAAGTTAGCCATGACCTCCTTGGTCAAGGCTATGAATATTTGTTGAAAAACTTTGCCGATGAATCTGGCAAAAAGGCTGGAGAGTTCTTCACGCCACGCCAGATTGTGCGCCTACTTATTCGCATTCTCGATCCACAAAGCGGAGAGAGTGTCTATGATCCAGCTTCTGGCAGCGGCGGAATGCTCGTAGAAACTATCAATACAGTTCGAGATCATGGAGGCGATACTCGAACCCTTCGCCTCTATGGACAAGAAGTAAATCTAACTACCAGTGCCATCGCGCGGATGAATCTTTTCCTTCATGACATTGAAGATTTCAAAATTGTTCGTGGCGATACCTTGCGATCACCGGGATTGCGAGAAAGTGATGGTCGCATCTCCACTTTTGATGTTGTCGTTGCTAACCCACCGTTTAGTCTTCAAAACTGGGGTGCCGAGATGTGGGCCGCTGATACCCGCTCCTTCTGCGGTGTGCCACCGGCAAAGAACGGCGATTTTGCCTGGGTACAACACATGGTTGCATCAATGAATCCGCAGACCGGTCGCGTAGGTGTTGTCATGCCACACGGTGTTCTCTTTCGCGGGGGAGCCGAAGCAAGAATTCGTGAATGTTTAATCAAAGATGATCGACTTGAGGCCGTTATCGGACTTCCAGGGAATCTTTTCTACTCAACGAGCATTCCTGCATGCCTCTTAATCTTTCGAGCAGACAAACCAAAAAAACGCCGTAAGCACGTGCTTTTTATTGATGGGTCAGCGCGATTCGTTAAGAACCGCAATCAGAACTCGATGAGCGATGACGATGTTGCAACGATCCTTAACGCTTACACAAGTGGGAAAGATCCAGACGGCGATAGTGGGACACAGGTACGTCTGATTCCACTCACCGAAATCGAAGGCAATAACTTCGATCTCAACATTGGGCGCTACTTGAAAACCATCACTGCAGATATAACAGATTTGCCGACTGCGCTAGCAGAGTACCAAACAGCCCGAACGGCTCGGATCGAATCCGAGCGCGCACTTTTCGAACGTCTCACTGCCGCCGGTATCGCAGACTTTGAGGTGGACCATGAATGA
- a CDS encoding restriction endonuclease subunit S, with translation MNDEWMNATLGACCDFVNQKADPKTLHADTIYIGLEHITPEVGRVYQCGITADVSSMVILFQQDDVLFGRLRPYLKKVVYAHSSGVCSPEVLVLRARTDVISPGFLYLVASRDAAIDHAVALSAGSRMPRTAPSDLASLPILLPPLPIQRRIVDLMAHLDNHLANLRAERTAAKQLLVALRDDLLASTLDWTESTLGDLTKKIGSGATPRGGESAYVQAGISLIRSQNVYDFRFQWEGLARITDSQARLLDGVTVECGDVLINITGASVNRVCCVPDSVLPARVNQHVAILRPDINVLDSSFLAHLLRRSDLKVSLDILSGSGTTRQAITKLQLESFVVTLPNIAEQRKRASLLDDQVRVIDCFSKEVEAFVVFRARVLNALLDGVVSLAADYDIFLPEVA, from the coding sequence ATGAATGATGAATGGATGAATGCGACGCTGGGTGCATGCTGTGACTTTGTGAATCAGAAGGCGGATCCCAAAACTCTGCATGCGGACACCATATACATCGGTTTGGAACACATCACTCCAGAAGTTGGTCGCGTTTATCAGTGTGGTATCACCGCTGACGTTTCAAGCATGGTCATCCTGTTTCAACAAGACGATGTGCTTTTCGGACGACTCAGGCCTTACCTCAAGAAGGTGGTTTATGCGCATTCTTCAGGAGTTTGCTCGCCAGAGGTTCTGGTGCTCAGAGCAAGAACAGATGTGATCTCTCCTGGCTTCCTTTACCTTGTTGCATCCCGTGATGCTGCAATCGACCATGCTGTCGCTTTGAGTGCGGGCTCTCGCATGCCGAGAACTGCACCTTCGGACCTTGCCTCTCTTCCAATCTTGCTTCCACCCCTTCCCATCCAGCGTCGGATTGTGGATCTCATGGCACATCTTGATAACCATTTGGCGAACTTGAGGGCCGAGAGGACTGCGGCGAAGCAGCTGCTCGTCGCGCTCCGTGATGACCTGCTTGCGTCGACCTTGGATTGGACTGAATCCACTTTGGGAGACCTAACGAAAAAGATTGGAAGTGGTGCCACTCCTAGAGGTGGAGAGTCGGCCTATGTGCAAGCGGGTATTTCGCTCATTCGCTCGCAGAACGTATATGACTTTCGCTTCCAATGGGAGGGGTTGGCTCGGATAACTGATTCGCAGGCACGATTACTGGATGGCGTGACTGTCGAGTGTGGCGATGTTCTTATTAATATTACGGGCGCTTCCGTGAACCGCGTTTGTTGCGTTCCGGATTCGGTGCTTCCCGCTCGCGTTAATCAACATGTTGCGATACTTCGCCCTGACATAAACGTTCTCGACTCTTCGTTTCTCGCGCATCTGCTTAGAAGGTCGGACTTGAAAGTGAGTTTGGATATCTTGTCTGGTTCAGGTACTACTCGCCAGGCAATTACGAAACTCCAACTCGAATCATTCGTTGTGACCTTGCCCAATATTGCCGAGCAGCGAAAGCGGGCGTCTTTACTGGACGACCAAGTTCGCGTGATTGATTGCTTCTCCAAAGAAGTTGAAGCATTTGTTGTATTTCGAGCAAGAGTCCTAAATGCATTACTTGACGGAGTGGTATCCCTCGCAGCGGACTACGATATTTTCTTGCCCGAGGTGGCGTGA